TGTGGACACGAACAGAAGACAACCAAAAGAGTGTTACTTGATTGTAGACATGTAGTGTAATCTCAGGCCTTTGGAAAAGTTATACCTCAGGACAACTAGCTGACTGATGGTATAATGACCACGGTTTGTAATCTATCAGAGGGTGCCAGGGCAAGTACGCAAAGGGGTCAGCCGCACCACACACCCGCTGGGAAAACTATGTCTGCCATATGAATATTTCAGTGCatatttaatgttgcagctgaagtctcaggagagacaaagaggcaACATATTCCTACGAGATTATGAAAGCTCACGGGAATGGACACTTCGAGCAAGGTGCTTTTGGCCATtcaaactgaatatatatattttttaacaaaaataccAGTCGAAAAAGATTTAATGTCTGTGGTCAATACTGTGTCTcaatgacatacattttatcACAATCCCTGGATCAATTACATTCAAATTACATCTCTGGATTAAATCATGTAAGAGGGGAAATAATGTTGATATGATGGTAGGTGTCCAGCATTTTAAAACTCAAACACTGCCAAACTGTTTCTAACACACTTTAAACAGAGACAAACTGCTGTTTAAATACACTTGATTCTGATGTTAACACTAAATGTTGTGATgataaattgaaaatgaatcagcagataagagattattttacatgtatacatataaatcattcattttactgaatacacaacattttaaataggggggggaggagaaaataaactagattaatatcatatttaataaattcaGCCAAATTCAACAAGCTTGTCATAACATTTGGAAAATCCAATTTGGACAATCTGGCCCGGCCCGACGCTATGACCAGACATCCACTGCACTCTGCTGTAATGGATCAGCTAAATCATTTAGGGCCCTAAATGTGCCATCAAGTACATTTTGCAGGGCCTAATGTGTGGATAATTACAGCTGGGGTAACCCGGCCGGATCACATAATGGGAAgttaacctttttaaaaggGCAGAGCAGATCATACTGGATTGCAACCATGCTGTGTATTGTTAAATAGGTATTTGTCAAAAGCAAGTGTTTCCTGCCtttaaacatgattttgaaTTTAACTGTTCATATTTTCATTGATTACTtcatttcaggaaaaactaataACTTACCGGTGCTACAATCTTGCCTGTCTGTCCAACCTGCATGTCATTGGGGACATACCCAGCATCCACTGCTGCTCTGGATGCACCAACTGGAAAAAGaatattttgaaatttaaaCTATTGATAAGTAAAAAGTAAgattataaataacaaaataaaattcaatGTTACCTGCAGCATTCATCTTGTCAGCAAGGTCATAAAGCAGCTTGAAGTTATCACCACTCTTCAAGCCTCTTCCtaggaaacaaaaacagcattagtctactttgtgaaagaaaaacagaacaagcACACAAGTCAATGAATTCACAACAAACCCCAACGTctactgaaaacacaaaaaatggctctgaaaaataacattttttggCCCCAATTTGTGTTAGAGAACACAGAAAGATGTCCCACCTCCTGACACCACAACTTTAGCGCTGGTCAGATCCGGGCGATCGCTCTTTGTCAGATTCTGTTCCAGCCACTCGGAAACTCCAGTGGGAGAAGAAGCAGCAACTGCAGTCAATAAATGAGAGGATCACAAATGACAAGGATAATCATTGTATTAAAATGAAGaacaaaaatcatttttaattatttctttgtggtatattttatcttttttgtcatattaaaaacaacatcaacaattcTTTCACATAATATGAAGTGATATCTTTGCATGCACTGTCTCGGAGCTCTCTGGATGAATATGAGAGCTACTGTACCGTCTTCTGATGTAGCACTTCCTCCCTCTGTTGGAGCCGCCTCAAAGGATGTCCCTCTGACCGTGAAGATCTTGACCGACTCATTGCATTTCACAGTGCTGAGAGCATTTCctatataatgaaaatattatcaACAAAAGCATAAAGAAATCATTAATACAAACTTGCCGGACAAAAATTATGAGCAGTGTTCATCTGCATCATATCAAAGCTGTACCTAATCCATGCAACATGATTTAAAACTTctgaagtaaaacatttattgcTTCTTTACCGTGATAGAAATAGGGCTTACCAGCATAAATTGTTCTCACAAAAGTGTCTGGAGACTTGATCTCAATAATATCTGAAATTGGAGCAACATCCAACTTGGCAGCAACTCTGGGAAGCAGGttctggtgaaaaaaaaatggtgtttaAGCAGCGAAATATGCAATGATCAACCTTGATGAAGAATCAACAGGAAGAAAGGGGGACTGCAGTTCATAGGCTGATAGACAATAGATAGATAACAATTTGTggataatataatattttgaaaaattaaTAGATGTGAAGCAGGAGCTTAAAACCTTTTCCATTCATTACCTTGTCTGTGGCAGCCCGTTAAAGTCTATTTTGTCCAGAAAGTGTTTATGACGTATTATAGTATGAGTTTTTATGACACACATATACTATGCTGTGCCTTTTAAGTCAAACTATACaatacttttatgactttactATAATCTTTTATGACATACGATTCTTTGacttgacatactacactattaATTCATGActtactatatactatgactctttatggcatattatacttcTACTGGGGGAGTTGCTATATACAAGGTACTGAAAATAGCTGTGATATTCAGAAATGTCATAATGGtatcatgttaataatacacatatgatAATATCAGGTTAATAATCCAGCCCCTCCTAGatatttacaaattaaaaattaaatatgaatttgactgataacatattttctatatatatcCATGAATTATTTTGGCAAGGATAATTGTGTAgtgaaaatataatatgatttattatttacaaattgtACAGGAATCACTCTCCATTACTTACCTTTCCGAAGGCAGATGCACCAGCACAGATGTGGGTGAAATTGAATTGCTTTTGAGTTTCCAGGATAAGCGGAGTCAACTCCTctgaggtaaaaaaataaataaataaaaggtttcagaaagccccccccaaaaaatcagcTATTAATAGAAATGATTGCTGCTGAGCCAGTTCTAGACATCTTGAACATATGAGCATGgatcaatgataaaaaaaactcccctCCCTCAGTTACTACTGCCGAGATGCCTTTGAGCACTACATATACTAGCTGTGAATATGTGGGACTGTGCAAATTTGATGCTGTTTGTtgctgaaaacaacaacagacatgTTCAGTATACATTTGTTCTGTGAGTGGAAATGAACTAACAATAGGCGTCATGTTTTCCTTTGCTTTACATACCTGGCAGGGCACCTTTGTAAGAATCATGTTGAGCAATCAGAACCTTTTTCACACCTTGAACTTTGCTGATTTGCTCTGCAACCTGAGAAGACAGAATCAATTTATTTAGACTTCTTTTCTCCATGTACGTTCAAAATGTAGACATCCTCAACTATACTgtgattgtatttattaatacgCAACGCGGTATGGTGACGCCAAAATAACAGCCCTTGAGCAGGTCAATTCAAAAAGCTTTGCCTACCTGTGCACAGTTTGTTCCAGCAACCAGACATGACACGTCGGCACCCAGCTGACTGGCAGCAGTGATGGCATTGAGTGTGATAGGGGTCAGATTTTCATTGTTGTGCTCTACAACCACCAA
This is a stretch of genomic DNA from Anoplopoma fimbria isolate UVic2021 breed Golden Eagle Sablefish chromosome 19, Afim_UVic_2022, whole genome shotgun sequence. It encodes these proteins:
- the etfa gene encoding electron transfer flavoprotein subunit alpha, mitochondrial, translated to MNRAFNKTSLKQLTGVLRRFQSTLVVVEHNNENLTPITLNAITAASQLGADVSCLVAGTNCAQVAEQISKVQGVKKVLIAQHDSYKGALPEELTPLILETQKQFNFTHICAGASAFGKNLLPRVAAKLDVAPISDIIEIKSPDTFVRTIYAGNALSTVKCNESVKIFTVRGTSFEAAPTEGGSATSEDVAASSPTGVSEWLEQNLTKSDRPDLTSAKVVVSGGRGLKSGDNFKLLYDLADKMNAAVGASRAAVDAGYVPNDMQVGQTGKIVAPELYIAVGISGAIQHLAGMKDSKTIVAINKDPEAPIFQVADYGLVADLFKAVPEMTKALDK